Proteins found in one Geomonas subterranea genomic segment:
- a CDS encoding PilZ domain-containing protein — protein MEKRTSARLAFRAKAYIHWNNEDIEGQVENVSVDGAFVTAPSQMHLNDVVALTINDTPTVGINAKVVRLTSTGMGLRFEKTLHF, from the coding sequence ATGGAGAAAAGAACTTCTGCCAGACTGGCCTTTCGTGCAAAGGCATACATCCATTGGAATAATGAGGACATCGAGGGGCAAGTGGAAAATGTCAGCGTTGATGGTGCCTTTGTGACGGCGCCTTCCCAAATGCACTTAAACGACGTGGTCGCCCTAACCATAAACGACACTCCCACCGTTGGCATAAATGCGAAGGTGGTTAGGTTGACGAGTACTGGGATGGGATTGAGGTTTGAAAAGACTCTTCATTTTTAA
- a CDS encoding DUF3024 domain-containing protein → MLLRAFSFLENISCVIRNHSYSPARNAMPLPDIEQHRADKLLTTFCDKRVPPHARGHVKMTYKLTGNKAILIESRPYYDDPTKWTEMPIAQFEYSATSKSWSLYAYNRNDKRMAYAKGPLEYLIKAVDQDPTGIFWG, encoded by the coding sequence ATGCTCCTCAGAGCATTCTCCTTTCTAGAAAACATATCTTGTGTTATAAGGAATCATTCATATTCTCCTGCGAGGAATGCGATGCCATTACCCGATATTGAACAGCATAGAGCTGACAAACTGCTGACTACCTTCTGTGACAAGAGGGTTCCGCCTCATGCCAGAGGCCATGTAAAGATGACCTACAAGCTTACTGGCAATAAGGCAATATTGATTGAGTCAAGACCATATTACGATGACCCGACGAAATGGACAGAGATGCCAATCGCTCAGTTCGAGTATAGTGCCACCAGCAAGTCTTGGTCGTTGTATGCCTATAACCGTAATGATAAACGCATGGCATATGCAAAGGGACCACTTGAGTACCTGATTAAGGCCGTGGACCAAGATCCTACTGGTATATTCTGGGGGTAA
- a CDS encoding tyrosine-type recombinase/integrase: MAVYKRGDKAVFYMNFTVDGVRVSRSTGKFTKKEAKLVEAVEKKRMMVDGALSPRERAARMLLSIAIQKTYDERWKDNKDGLKAKRLAERALELVGDIPLCKIEDQTIKRMVKKLEDSGVKGATINRYLATMKTLLRHHQQPWEHIKLKKESKGRIRVLSKEEETTVVSLLRDTDHPKKRSHYPEAADLIEVLVDTGCRLSEVLNLKYEDINWDTNLISIWINKGDKPRSIPMTKRVRGTLLARQEGDRIKPFSIDIDQAQKAWNWARKRMMLDDDKEFVMHALRHTCATRLLDRGIDLYTVKEWLGHSTMQVTERYAHLRPEKLVHAVAALDL, translated from the coding sequence ATGGCAGTCTACAAACGAGGAGATAAAGCTGTGTTCTACATGAACTTTACAGTTGATGGAGTCCGAGTCAGCAGGAGTACCGGAAAGTTCACCAAGAAAGAAGCCAAACTAGTTGAAGCAGTCGAGAAGAAGAGGATGATGGTAGATGGTGCATTGTCCCCGAGGGAGAGAGCAGCAAGGATGCTACTGAGCATTGCCATCCAGAAGACCTACGACGAGAGATGGAAGGATAACAAGGATGGACTCAAGGCTAAGAGGTTAGCTGAGCGAGCACTGGAACTGGTAGGGGATATACCCCTCTGCAAGATCGAGGACCAGACGATAAAACGGATGGTGAAGAAGTTGGAGGACTCCGGTGTTAAGGGTGCCACCATCAACAGATACCTTGCTACCATGAAGACCTTACTTCGCCACCACCAACAGCCGTGGGAGCACATCAAATTAAAGAAGGAGAGCAAGGGGAGGATTCGGGTACTGTCCAAGGAAGAGGAGACCACTGTTGTCAGTTTGCTACGGGATACCGATCATCCCAAGAAGAGGAGCCATTACCCTGAAGCAGCAGATTTGATAGAGGTCTTAGTTGATACCGGATGCAGGTTATCTGAGGTGCTGAACCTGAAGTACGAGGATATCAACTGGGACACCAACCTCATTAGCATCTGGATCAACAAAGGAGACAAGCCCAGGAGCATACCCATGACTAAGAGGGTAAGGGGGACACTGCTGGCACGACAGGAAGGTGACAGGATAAAGCCTTTTTCTATCGACATTGACCAAGCACAAAAAGCATGGAACTGGGCCAGGAAGAGGATGATGCTCGATGATGATAAAGAGTTCGTGATGCATGCTCTCAGACATACATGCGCTACCAGACTTCTGGACAGAGGTATCGACCTCTATACGGTCAAAGAATGGCTTGGACACAGCACGATGCAGGTAACAGAGCGATATGCTCACCTGAGACCAGAAAAATTAGTACACGCTGTTGCCGCCTTGGACCTGTAG
- a CDS encoding recombinase family protein — translation MPKAYSYMRFSTPDQAKGDSKRRQSQQAEEYAAAHGLELDDKLTYSDFGVSAFRGANIEIGKLGQFMEAIRRKEVVSGSYLLVESLDRISRDVILPAQNIFTQIILEGVTIVTLADRRVYSAESVNKSPFLLIEAIVILIRANEESEMKSKRLKSMWENKRKSASTQTLTTVGPGWLKYNKKTQQFEVIPERAAIVNRIYTEYLSGKGYLTIARTLRLDKVRTWTFKKGEKSIWREHYVSRILKNPAVIGTLTPHVMGHGNGKIQRIPLEGIKNYYPPVISEELYEKVQARRRQYKTRYCDSAALKNIFSMIGRCPRCNGRMMYLKKGPRWDYIICTNAQYQQGCTTNNIPYGRLESVFLLEFAKAISEFPFINPVISKTRLGVSHLKEKLRRATARQNKLLHNLKKGLELETYQSTMSLSMDLQALETTIDDCHKELIRLNSLHSDQNLKQMKLHIHDFITNASVDYINRDLINKLLRAMCETILISHNLINVKFKMGPRLYIEYDKYVSEYEYVSDKQQAS, via the coding sequence ATGCCAAAAGCATACAGTTATATGAGGTTCAGTACTCCTGATCAGGCAAAAGGTGACAGCAAGAGAAGGCAGTCCCAACAAGCTGAGGAATATGCAGCCGCTCATGGCTTGGAACTTGATGACAAGCTAACCTACAGTGATTTCGGGGTGTCAGCGTTCAGAGGTGCAAATATTGAGATAGGTAAGCTTGGTCAGTTTATGGAAGCAATCCGACGTAAGGAAGTGGTAAGCGGTAGTTATCTGCTAGTTGAATCTCTTGACAGGATAAGTCGAGACGTCATTCTACCTGCTCAGAACATATTTACTCAAATAATATTAGAAGGCGTAACAATAGTAACACTGGCCGACAGAAGAGTTTACTCGGCAGAATCTGTAAACAAATCACCTTTTCTGTTAATTGAAGCAATAGTGATCCTGATCCGAGCAAATGAAGAATCGGAAATGAAATCAAAGCGACTTAAGTCAATGTGGGAGAATAAGCGTAAAAGCGCATCAACCCAAACTTTGACAACAGTAGGTCCAGGCTGGTTAAAATATAACAAAAAAACTCAACAGTTTGAGGTGATACCAGAGCGTGCTGCTATTGTGAATAGGATATATACCGAATACCTGAGTGGGAAGGGATATTTGACCATTGCTCGTACCTTACGCTTAGACAAGGTGCGTACCTGGACATTTAAGAAAGGAGAGAAATCAATTTGGCGAGAACATTACGTCAGTAGAATATTAAAAAACCCAGCGGTTATTGGCACCCTGACTCCGCACGTAATGGGCCATGGCAATGGGAAGATCCAAAGGATACCCTTGGAAGGCATCAAAAACTATTACCCCCCTGTTATCTCTGAGGAACTGTATGAAAAGGTGCAAGCTAGGCGGCGCCAATATAAAACAAGATACTGCGACTCAGCAGCTTTAAAAAATATTTTTTCGATGATTGGAAGATGTCCTCGTTGCAATGGTCGCATGATGTACCTTAAAAAGGGTCCACGTTGGGATTATATCATCTGTACTAATGCACAATATCAACAAGGTTGTACCACTAACAATATCCCCTACGGCAGACTAGAAAGCGTATTTCTGCTAGAGTTCGCCAAAGCCATATCTGAATTCCCGTTTATCAATCCCGTGATCAGCAAAACCAGACTTGGGGTCTCACACCTAAAAGAAAAACTTAGACGCGCAACAGCGAGACAAAACAAACTGCTTCACAACTTAAAAAAAGGACTAGAGCTTGAAACCTATCAAAGTACAATGAGCTTAAGTATGGATTTACAGGCACTTGAGACTACAATTGACGATTGCCATAAAGAACTAATACGGTTAAATTCACTGCACAGCGATCAGAATCTAAAACAAATGAAATTACATATACATGATTTCATAACAAACGCATCTGTTGACTATATTAATCGTGACCTTATAAATAAATTGCTTAGGGCCATGTGCGAAACAATACTCATTTCTCATAATCTGATAAACGTTAAATTTAAAATGGGTCCTAGGCTTTATATTGAGTACGACAAATATGTCTCTGAGTACGAATACGTATCTGACAAACAGCAGGCTAGCTAA
- a CDS encoding PEP-CTERM sorting domain-containing protein — protein MKSLFFGFLFFGLMTALVKPAAALVYADTDAYYSIGDVSVTLPNGALVTRWDSGWDDPNCEWVSAAGLGVADLGLVPQWSTDLHLSGTVGANTYKNGADMVWFSVKGGESGTITFNMPYTLHAELVGWPEWAENTASAYALADISFSYYTYTRPYGARSPDVWLREYDMIAVPSATPGQNSMVSGVLSLSIPYDATLGYTTYGYFSDSVGMSIPEPVPEPSTILFFGAGLGALALWRKKQKQQLAVR, from the coding sequence ATGAAAAGTTTATTTTTCGGTTTTTTGTTCTTCGGACTGATGACTGCTTTGGTAAAGCCAGCGGCTGCACTCGTTTACGCTGATACTGATGCTTATTACTCCATCGGAGATGTCTCCGTAACACTACCCAACGGGGCATTGGTGACTCGCTGGGACAGCGGATGGGACGACCCCAATTGCGAATGGGTCTCAGCTGCAGGATTAGGGGTAGCCGATCTTGGTCTCGTGCCGCAGTGGTCGACAGATCTCCACTTGTCCGGCACCGTTGGAGCTAATACGTATAAAAATGGCGCAGACATGGTTTGGTTCAGTGTTAAAGGGGGAGAATCGGGGACCATCACTTTCAATATGCCATATACACTTCATGCTGAACTGGTTGGATGGCCTGAGTGGGCTGAGAACACGGCTAGTGCTTATGCACTTGCTGACATCTCATTCAGCTATTATACCTACACGAGGCCGTATGGGGCACGCAGCCCTGATGTCTGGCTCCGTGAGTATGATATGATTGCTGTTCCTTCAGCCACACCAGGCCAAAATTCCATGGTCAGCGGCGTGTTGTCTCTTTCAATACCGTATGACGCCACTTTAGGGTATACCACGTATGGATATTTCTCAGATTCGGTGGGTATGTCCATTCCTGAACCTGTCCCTGAACCATCGACCATACTTTTCTTTGGGGCTGGCCTTGGTGCTCTTGCTCTATGGAGGAAGAAACAGAAACAGCAGCTAGCTGTTCGTTGA
- a CDS encoding class II SORL domain-containing protein produces MNRRAFLKTTIAGSVVAGFAGTVAAAERYFPDRVDMKLFETINRVNDPTKKTPLEKSHAPVITAPASVTAGKPFTVEVSVGEVLHGMMPAHWIGFIELSIGNEPAGRLDLQPRGYLAPKAAFTVVVPKEAASTGKVTLVAKQQCNLHGLWEGTLDIAVS; encoded by the coding sequence ATGAACAGACGCGCTTTTCTGAAAACCACAATTGCCGGCTCCGTTGTCGCAGGCTTTGCTGGAACGGTTGCTGCGGCCGAGCGCTATTTTCCCGACCGAGTGGACATGAAGCTCTTTGAGACAATCAACAGGGTGAATGACCCAACCAAAAAGACTCCGCTTGAGAAAAGCCATGCGCCTGTCATCACCGCACCCGCCTCAGTAACTGCCGGCAAGCCTTTCACCGTGGAAGTATCGGTAGGGGAAGTTCTCCACGGCATGATGCCGGCCCACTGGATCGGCTTTATCGAGCTCAGCATTGGCAACGAACCGGCTGGAAGATTGGACCTGCAGCCGCGGGGGTACCTAGCGCCGAAAGCTGCCTTCACCGTTGTGGTCCCCAAAGAGGCCGCGTCAACCGGGAAGGTGACCCTGGTGGCGAAGCAGCAGTGCAACCTCCATGGTCTGTGGGAAGGGACCCTTGATATCGCGGTGTCCTGA
- a CDS encoding response regulator, with protein sequence MKREKTAGSKTILLVDDEPQLRAMLHDLLIGRGYDVIQAIDGQDALEKFKQNQQNISLVVTDIVMPRMDGISSYKIMRTINPSLNVIYMSGYVPERPLPEGVSILIKPFSPIDILQAIRSILGE encoded by the coding sequence ATGAAACGTGAAAAGACTGCGGGTAGTAAAACAATACTTCTTGTCGATGACGAGCCACAATTACGGGCGATGCTCCATGATCTTCTAATTGGTCGTGGTTACGATGTGATACAGGCGATTGATGGACAGGACGCGCTAGAAAAATTCAAGCAAAACCAGCAGAATATCAGTTTGGTTGTAACTGACATCGTCATGCCTCGAATGGACGGTATCTCAAGCTATAAGATCATGAGAACCATAAACCCTTCTCTTAATGTGATCTATATGAGCGGATATGTCCCAGAGCGCCCACTTCCCGAAGGAGTTAGTATCCTCATAAAGCCCTTCTCTCCCATTGATATCCTTCAAGCAATTCGCTCAATCCTAGGCGAGTAA
- a CDS encoding ArdC family protein has translation MCKVYDVINSRIMELLGQGTVPWRKTWSTAINTPMNLVSKKKYRGINVFILAYMPYSSPYWMTFKQVQDKGGKVRKGEKSTPVIFWKWIDRKDADDAEQEDVRNGKVPMLRYYNVFNIEQVEGITAPLAPETIGNPFSPIHRAQEIIAGMPLPPDIRHGGNKACYSPMLDYVKLPTPEAFESPEEYYSTAFHELTHATGHACRVGRKGILEPSYFGSHEYSKEELVAEMGAAFLCGHAGIEQRTIENSAAYIQGWLKALKNDKTLLIHAAAQAQKAADYILNRREVEEDHVADDSAE, from the coding sequence ATGTGCAAAGTTTACGATGTCATCAACAGCAGAATCATGGAGTTATTGGGGCAAGGAACCGTACCATGGAGGAAGACGTGGAGCACTGCCATCAACACCCCCATGAACCTTGTCAGTAAGAAGAAGTACCGGGGGATCAACGTTTTCATACTGGCATATATGCCTTATAGTTCCCCGTACTGGATGACCTTCAAACAGGTGCAGGACAAGGGAGGTAAGGTCCGTAAGGGAGAGAAGTCAACGCCTGTCATCTTCTGGAAGTGGATTGACCGTAAGGATGCCGACGATGCTGAACAGGAGGATGTCAGGAATGGCAAGGTACCAATGCTCAGGTACTACAACGTCTTCAACATCGAGCAGGTGGAAGGTATCACAGCACCACTAGCGCCGGAGACCATCGGCAATCCGTTCTCACCAATCCATCGAGCACAAGAGATTATCGCAGGTATGCCACTACCACCAGATATTAGACACGGTGGCAACAAAGCATGCTACAGCCCAATGCTTGATTACGTGAAGTTGCCTACCCCCGAAGCGTTTGAATCACCAGAGGAATATTACAGCACAGCATTCCATGAACTGACCCATGCTACTGGTCACGCATGCAGGGTAGGACGTAAGGGCATACTGGAACCGTCATACTTCGGGTCACATGAATACTCGAAAGAAGAACTGGTAGCGGAGATGGGAGCAGCATTCCTATGTGGTCATGCCGGTATCGAGCAGAGGACAATAGAGAACAGTGCAGCATATATCCAAGGATGGCTCAAAGCTCTCAAGAACGACAAGACATTATTGATCCACGCAGCAGCCCAAGCCCAGAAAGCAGCAGACTATATCCTCAACAGAAGGGAGGTTGAAGAGGATCATGTAGCAGATGACTCTGCAGAGTAG
- a CDS encoding helix-turn-helix domain-containing protein, which yields MKKNPILIIANLDNQDLYSALPLWDEQVEIFTFCAASRHSQRFCADLVLVDCDSDDIAGLEMLREIKQKNPDVPVMFITSAGSEESAVEAFRIGAHDYFKKPLDLLQFRNTVRFFIEVKRTNSWERWQKYRADQTRSAAHAPECDLPPNLLRCIRYIKENLGDPISLESMAQEGGLSKHHFCREFKKIIGMTPMQFLSRLRIKRSKDLLRKDIPVSTVAMKVGFNDLSSFNRHFRELVGGTPSEFKKSLQRES from the coding sequence GTGAAAAAGAACCCCATCCTGATTATTGCCAATCTGGATAACCAAGATCTGTACTCAGCCTTACCACTGTGGGACGAGCAGGTGGAGATCTTCACCTTTTGTGCAGCTTCACGCCACTCCCAGCGTTTTTGTGCGGACCTGGTGTTGGTCGACTGCGACTCGGACGACATAGCTGGTTTGGAGATGCTCCGCGAGATCAAACAGAAGAACCCTGATGTTCCTGTTATGTTTATCACCAGTGCAGGGTCGGAAGAATCGGCTGTCGAGGCCTTTAGGATCGGGGCCCATGACTACTTCAAGAAGCCCCTCGACCTGCTGCAGTTCCGAAACACCGTCCGTTTTTTTATCGAAGTAAAGCGAACCAACTCATGGGAGAGGTGGCAAAAATACCGTGCCGATCAAACCCGTTCCGCTGCCCATGCTCCCGAATGCGATCTTCCCCCCAATCTGCTGCGCTGTATCCGCTACATAAAGGAAAACCTGGGCGACCCGATCTCACTCGAGTCAATGGCCCAGGAGGGGGGACTCAGCAAGCACCATTTCTGCAGGGAATTCAAAAAAATCATCGGAATGACGCCGATGCAGTTTCTGTCACGCTTGAGGATAAAAAGATCGAAAGACCTGCTCAGGAAGGATATCCCTGTCTCTACGGTGGCTATGAAGGTAGGCTTCAACGATCTGAGCTCTTTCAACAGACACTTCCGGGAACTGGTCGGCGGGACCCCCAGCGAATTCAAGAAGTCACTTCAGCGCGAATCGTAG
- the ftsH gene encoding ATP-dependent zinc metalloprotease FtsH, protein MNETKQGYIPDIPNSWKIALVMLVALLFSLWSSMFNPDAPVRHTINYSQFMEQLGAGNIKSVTIKKEAVSGELRNETSIPLQEGGKPAQVKYFSTILPSFQGEKLLAQLQEKKVTISIESAEHGALWQTVLALLPWLLIIGVWLVILRRNQQIQGGPGGLFTFGASKARLYDVNKPSVTFNDVAGMENVKLELKETIEFLTDPTRFERIGAKVPKGVLLVGPPGTGKTLIARATAGEAAVPFYSISASEFVEMFVGVGASRVRDMFKKAKSTHPSIIFIDEIDAVGRTRGTGLGGGHDEREQTLNQLLSEMDGFDPHEEVIVMAATNRPDVLDPALLRPGRFDRHIVIDRPGWKERQAILKIHVRGKKLAADVDLETLAKGTPGMTGADLENLANEAALVALRQGKELVDTHDFNEAKDIILMGSVKELTISEEEKRITAYHEAGHTLVAWELPGADPIYKVSIIPRGMAMGVTQLLPGEDRHYYPRSYLMNRLSISLAGRVAEKMVYAEFSSGAQNDLKDATALAEKMVAQWGMSDKVGPMNLGRGEEHPFLGRELSAPKRYSEEMAWVMDQEIQQIIREAESTATGILKDRRHALDALAAALLKEEVLERADVERIQRDCAPQASLVQ, encoded by the coding sequence ATGAACGAAACTAAGCAGGGCTACATCCCCGATATCCCGAATTCCTGGAAGATCGCACTGGTCATGCTCGTTGCTCTTTTATTCTCGTTATGGAGCAGCATGTTCAACCCCGATGCTCCCGTGCGCCATACGATCAACTACAGCCAGTTTATGGAGCAGCTTGGCGCCGGCAATATAAAATCAGTGACCATCAAGAAAGAAGCAGTGAGCGGCGAATTGCGCAACGAGACGAGCATCCCGCTGCAGGAAGGGGGCAAGCCCGCGCAGGTGAAATATTTCAGCACCATACTTCCCTCTTTCCAGGGGGAGAAGCTGCTTGCCCAGCTGCAGGAAAAAAAGGTGACCATCAGCATTGAATCCGCCGAACACGGTGCGCTGTGGCAGACGGTGCTTGCATTGCTCCCCTGGCTGCTCATCATCGGTGTCTGGCTAGTGATATTGAGAAGGAACCAGCAGATACAGGGCGGCCCGGGAGGGCTCTTTACCTTCGGCGCAAGCAAGGCCAGGCTTTATGACGTCAACAAGCCGAGCGTGACCTTCAATGACGTTGCCGGCATGGAGAACGTGAAGCTGGAACTGAAGGAAACCATCGAGTTCCTGACGGACCCCACCCGCTTTGAAAGGATCGGGGCGAAGGTTCCCAAGGGGGTGCTGCTGGTCGGCCCGCCGGGGACCGGCAAGACCCTGATTGCCCGTGCTACGGCAGGTGAGGCGGCCGTCCCCTTTTACAGCATCAGCGCCTCCGAGTTTGTTGAGATGTTCGTTGGGGTTGGTGCCTCACGTGTCAGGGATATGTTCAAGAAGGCCAAAAGCACGCATCCGAGCATCATCTTCATCGACGAGATCGACGCGGTCGGCCGGACCCGGGGCACAGGGCTCGGCGGCGGGCATGACGAGCGGGAGCAGACCTTGAACCAGTTGCTGAGCGAAATGGACGGCTTCGACCCCCACGAGGAAGTCATCGTTATGGCTGCGACCAACCGGCCCGACGTTCTGGACCCTGCGCTCCTCAGACCGGGTAGGTTCGACCGGCATATCGTGATAGACCGGCCCGGATGGAAGGAACGGCAGGCAATCCTGAAAATCCATGTACGCGGCAAGAAGCTGGCAGCGGATGTGGATTTAGAAACCCTGGCCAAGGGGACGCCGGGGATGACCGGCGCTGACCTGGAGAACCTTGCTAACGAAGCAGCGCTGGTGGCCTTGAGGCAGGGCAAAGAGCTGGTCGACACGCATGATTTCAACGAGGCCAAGGACATCATCCTGATGGGATCGGTAAAGGAGCTGACCATCAGCGAGGAGGAAAAGCGGATAACCGCCTACCATGAGGCTGGCCACACTCTCGTCGCCTGGGAACTGCCGGGCGCAGATCCTATCTACAAGGTCAGCATCATCCCCCGTGGCATGGCGATGGGAGTGACGCAGCTCCTTCCGGGGGAAGATCGCCACTATTATCCCCGCTCCTACCTGATGAACCGGCTGAGCATCAGCCTTGCGGGCAGGGTCGCGGAGAAGATGGTGTATGCCGAGTTCAGCAGCGGCGCGCAGAATGACCTCAAAGACGCGACCGCGCTGGCCGAGAAGATGGTGGCGCAGTGGGGGATGAGTGACAAGGTCGGCCCGATGAACCTCGGCCGCGGCGAAGAACATCCGTTCCTCGGCAGGGAACTGTCCGCCCCCAAGCGCTACAGCGAGGAAATGGCCTGGGTGATGGACCAGGAGATCCAGCAGATCATAAGGGAAGCGGAGTCAACTGCAACCGGGATACTTAAGGACAGAAGGCATGCCCTTGATGCCCTGGCAGCGGCGCTGCTGAAGGAAGAAGTACTCGAAAGGGCCGATGTGGAGCGGATACAGCGGGATTGCGCCCCGCAGGCGAGTCTGGTGCAATGA
- a CDS encoding mechanosensitive ion channel family protein, translated as MENMGQYQQLAVTYATEFGTKIIAVIIFWLVGRWLIGLVGRMLQGVLEKQKVDATLMRYIGNFVAVTLNIILVVAILGYCGIQTTTFAALVAGIGIAIGAAWGGLLSNLAAGIFLVVLHPFKVGDFVTVGGVTGTVKEIGLFVTSINTPDNVLTMVGNGKVFSDNIQNYTANPFRRVELKCQLAGSADHVAAMQLLRDKLATVPNVLSQPPVEVEILEFTLVGPVLAVRPFCHNDNYWQVYFDGNRTIRESLATAGFPAPMPAQMVLVNSTPPPAS; from the coding sequence ATGGAAAACATGGGCCAGTACCAACAGCTTGCGGTCACTTACGCCACAGAATTCGGGACCAAGATCATTGCAGTAATCATTTTCTGGTTGGTGGGGCGCTGGTTGATCGGACTGGTGGGGCGCATGCTTCAAGGAGTTTTGGAAAAGCAAAAAGTCGACGCCACTCTGATGCGCTACATCGGAAATTTTGTAGCCGTCACGCTGAACATCATCTTAGTCGTCGCGATACTTGGTTACTGTGGCATTCAGACAACAACCTTTGCTGCGTTAGTGGCAGGTATAGGTATCGCCATCGGCGCTGCTTGGGGTGGGCTGCTCTCGAACCTTGCGGCAGGGATCTTTCTCGTAGTGCTGCATCCTTTCAAGGTAGGTGATTTCGTGACAGTAGGTGGGGTGACCGGTACTGTTAAAGAAATCGGGCTCTTCGTCACCTCAATCAACACCCCAGACAATGTCTTAACGATGGTTGGTAACGGCAAGGTTTTCAGCGACAATATCCAGAACTACACTGCGAATCCGTTCAGGAGGGTTGAATTGAAATGCCAACTGGCCGGTAGTGCCGATCATGTTGCAGCTATGCAGCTACTACGGGACAAACTGGCAACCGTTCCCAACGTGTTATCTCAACCGCCAGTTGAAGTTGAAATTCTGGAATTCACGCTGGTGGGACCCGTATTGGCAGTTCGACCATTCTGCCACAACGATAACTACTGGCAGGTTTATTTTGACGGCAACCGCACCATCCGTGAGAGCCTTGCTACAGCCGGTTTCCCTGCCCCCATGCCAGCGCAGATGGTGCTAGTGAATTCAACGCCCCCCCCAGCATCATAA
- a CDS encoding adenosine-specific kinase: MNVEIHDVKIEYPEGSNIIIGQTHFIKTAEDLYEVIATTVPQARFGVAFTEASGPCLIRTEGNDDELVQGCVQVLKAIGAGHVFCVLLRDAYPINVLNQIKNCPEVCRIYCATANPLQVIVASTLQGWGILGVIDGLPPKGVETDEDRQERRDLLRRIGYKR; the protein is encoded by the coding sequence ATGAACGTGGAAATACACGATGTAAAAATCGAGTATCCCGAGGGAAGCAACATAATCATAGGCCAGACACACTTCATCAAGACGGCCGAAGACCTGTATGAAGTTATTGCCACGACGGTACCGCAGGCCCGCTTCGGAGTCGCCTTCACCGAGGCATCCGGCCCGTGCCTGATAAGGACCGAGGGGAACGACGACGAATTGGTCCAGGGCTGTGTGCAGGTTCTCAAGGCCATCGGCGCCGGTCATGTCTTTTGTGTTCTGCTGCGCGATGCTTACCCCATAAATGTGCTCAACCAGATCAAGAACTGCCCGGAGGTCTGCAGGATTTACTGCGCCACGGCAAATCCGCTCCAGGTTATCGTTGCCTCCACCCTCCAGGGGTGGGGGATCCTTGGTGTCATTGACGGGCTGCCGCCCAAAGGGGTGGAAACGGACGAGGACCGGCAGGAACGCCGCGACCTGCTGCGGCGTATAGGTTACAAGCGCTGA
- a CDS encoding JAB domain-containing protein: MTIDTLFGPEEVPSPKPRTIKLKTIKAVYQTMTVNDTITDYLKPNTRYTSASQVYDTFSFLRHETKEHFIALHLDGKNRIVCCDMVSTGSLNQSIVHPRELFKTALLSSAAAVLLIHNHPTGDPTPSTEDLTITRRLQEAGDLIGIRVLDHIVIGDSYYSFAERGHI, encoded by the coding sequence ATGACCATCGACACCCTGTTTGGCCCAGAAGAAGTCCCATCACCTAAGCCACGCACCATTAAGCTCAAGACCATCAAAGCCGTCTACCAGACCATGACCGTCAACGACACCATCACGGACTACCTTAAGCCCAATACCCGCTACACATCAGCATCCCAGGTCTATGACACCTTCAGCTTCCTGAGACACGAGACTAAGGAGCATTTCATAGCTCTCCACCTTGATGGGAAGAATCGTATTGTATGCTGCGATATGGTAAGCACAGGCTCCCTTAATCAGAGCATTGTCCACCCCAGAGAACTTTTCAAAACAGCACTCCTATCATCAGCAGCTGCGGTGTTGCTCATCCATAACCATCCCACTGGTGATCCGACACCTTCAACTGAAGACCTTACCATTACCCGTAGGCTACAAGAAGCAGGAGACCTAATCGGAATTCGTGTACTCGACCATATCGTTATTGGTGATAGCTACTACTCGTTTGCTGAAAGGGGGCATATATGA